Proteins from a single region of Streptococcus oralis:
- the comGB gene encoding competence type IV pilus assembly protein ComGB has translation MDISQVFRLKRKKLATAKQKKIITLFNNLFSSGFHLVEIISFLGRSALLEKDYVAQMHQGLAQGKSFSEMMDSLGFSSAIVTQLSLAEVHGNLHLSLAKIEEYLENLAKVKKKLIEVATYPLILLGFLLLIMLGLRNYLLPQLDSSNIATQIISNLPQIFLGLVLVCALSLLLALTFYKRSSKMRVFSMLARIPFLGIFVQTYLTAYYAREWGNMISQGMELTQIFQIMQEQGSQLFKEIGQDLAQALQSGREFSQTIATYPFFKKELSLIIEYGEVKSKLGSELEIYAEKTWEAFFTRVNRTMNLVQPLVFIFVALIIVLLYAAMLMPMYQNMEVNF, from the coding sequence ATGGACATATCACAAGTCTTCAGGCTGAAACGGAAAAAATTAGCTACAGCTAAGCAGAAGAAAATCATCACCCTGTTTAACAACCTCTTTTCCAGTGGCTTTCATTTGGTGGAAATTATTTCTTTTTTGGGCAGAAGTGCCCTGCTGGAAAAGGACTATGTGGCCCAGATGCACCAAGGCTTGGCTCAGGGGAAATCCTTTTCAGAGATGATGGACAGCTTGGGTTTTTCAAGTGCTATTGTGACCCAATTATCTCTAGCTGAAGTTCATGGAAATCTCCACCTGAGTTTGGCAAAGATAGAAGAATATCTGGAAAATCTGGCCAAGGTCAAGAAGAAGTTAATCGAAGTGGCGACCTATCCTTTGATTTTGCTGGGATTTCTCCTGCTAATTATGTTGGGGCTCAGGAATTATTTGCTCCCCCAACTGGACAGTAGCAATATCGCCACCCAAATCATTAGCAATCTGCCACAAATTTTTCTAGGACTAGTGCTGGTTTGCGCTCTATCTTTACTTTTAGCCCTCACTTTCTACAAAAGAAGTTCCAAGATGCGGGTCTTCTCAATGTTAGCACGGATTCCCTTTCTAGGAATTTTTGTCCAGACCTATCTAACAGCCTATTACGCGCGTGAATGGGGCAATATGATTTCGCAGGGGATGGAGTTGACGCAGATTTTTCAAATCATGCAGGAACAAGGCTCTCAGCTCTTTAAAGAAATCGGTCAAGATTTGGCTCAAGCCCTGCAAAGTGGCCGCGAATTTTCTCAAACCATAGCGACTTATCCTTTCTTTAAAAAGGAGTTGAGTCTCATCATCGAGTATGGGGAAGTCAAGTCCAAGCTGGGGAGTGAGTTGGAAATCTATGCTGAGAAGACTTGGGAAGCCTTTTTTACCCGAGTCAATCGTACCATGAATCTGGTACAGCCACTGGTTTTTATCTTTGTGGCCCTGATTATCGTTTTACTTTATGCGGCAATGCTTATGCCCATGTATCAAAATATGGAGGTAAATTTTTAA
- the nagA gene encoding N-acetylglucosamine-6-phosphate deacetylase, which produces MPNYIKADQFFYPHGVRRGGYLELVDGKFGKHVEEIPEGADVIDYTGYSIAPGLVDTHIHGFGGVDVMDNNIEGTLHTMSEGLLSTGVTSFLPTTLTSSYEQLLAVTENIGARYQEASGAKIRGIYFEGPYFTEKYKGAQNPAYMKDPRMDEFRAWQKAANGLLNKIALAPEREGVEDFVRTITGEGVTVALGHSNATFDEAKKAVDAGASVWVHAYNGMRGLTHRELGMVGAMYELPHTYAELICDGHHVDPKACDILLKQKGTENIALITDCMTAGGLEDGDYMLGEFPVVVANGTARLKSTGNLAGSILKLKDGLKNVVEWGIANPHEAVMMASLNPAKSVHIDDVCGQIREGYDADFIVLDKDLELVATYLDGVKRYQA; this is translated from the coding sequence ATGCCTAATTATATTAAAGCGGATCAGTTTTTCTACCCACACGGAGTTCGTCGTGGCGGTTACTTGGAACTTGTGGATGGCAAGTTTGGAAAACATGTAGAAGAGATTCCTGAAGGTGCTGACGTCATTGACTATACAGGCTACAGCATTGCCCCAGGACTTGTGGATACCCATATTCATGGATTTGGTGGTGTTGATGTCATGGACAATAACATCGAAGGTACCCTTCATACTATGAGTGAAGGTCTACTTAGTACAGGTGTTACCAGCTTCTTGCCAACGACGTTGACTTCCTCTTACGAGCAGTTGCTTGCGGTAACTGAAAATATCGGTGCTCGTTACCAGGAAGCAAGTGGAGCCAAGATTCGTGGGATCTATTTTGAAGGCCCTTATTTCACAGAGAAATACAAAGGAGCTCAAAACCCTGCCTATATGAAAGACCCTCGTATGGATGAGTTTCGTGCTTGGCAAAAAGCAGCTAATGGCCTGCTCAATAAAATTGCCCTTGCACCAGAACGTGAAGGTGTAGAAGACTTTGTTCGTACAATTACGGGTGAAGGAGTGACTGTTGCTCTTGGACACTCCAATGCGACTTTTGATGAAGCTAAAAAAGCAGTCGATGCTGGAGCAAGTGTTTGGGTACATGCCTACAATGGAATGCGTGGGTTGACTCACCGTGAGCTCGGTATGGTAGGAGCCATGTATGAATTGCCACATACTTATGCAGAATTGATTTGTGACGGTCACCACGTAGATCCAAAGGCCTGTGACATTTTGCTCAAACAAAAAGGAACTGAAAATATCGCCCTTATCACAGACTGTATGACAGCGGGTGGTTTGGAAGATGGAGACTACATGTTGGGAGAATTTCCAGTAGTTGTTGCTAATGGAACTGCTCGCCTCAAATCTACAGGCAATTTGGCAGGTTCTATCCTCAAACTCAAAGATGGTTTGAAGAATGTGGTCGAATGGGGAATTGCGAATCCGCATGAAGCAGTCATGATGGCCAGCCTCAACCCAGCAAAATCTGTTCACATCGATGATGTCTGTGGTCAAATCCGTGAAGGTTACGATGCCGACTTTATCGTACTAGATAAAGATTTGGAATTGGTAGCAACCTACCTAGATGGTGTGAAACGTTATCAAGCCTAA
- a CDS encoding HAD family hydrolase — protein sequence MQKISFIWDLDGTLLDSYEAILSGIEETFAQFSIPYNKEKVREFILRYSVQDLLEQVAEERNLDAEVLNQVRAQSLAEKNAQVVLMPGAREVLAWADEVGIQQFVYTHKGDNAFTILRDLGLESYFTEILTSQSGFERKPSPQAANYLLDKYQLDPNNTYYIGDRTLDVEFAQNSGLQSINFLESSYEVNHRIQALADIPRIF from the coding sequence ATGCAAAAAATATCCTTTATTTGGGATTTAGACGGGACTTTATTGGACTCTTACGAAGCGATTTTGTCAGGGATTGAGGAGACCTTTGCTCAATTTTCTATTCCTTATAATAAGGAGAAAGTGAGAGAGTTTATCCTCAGGTATTCTGTGCAGGATTTGCTGGAGCAAGTGGCAGAAGAGAGAAACCTGGATGCGGAAGTGCTCAACCAGGTGCGTGCCCAAAGTCTGGCTGAGAAAAATGCCCAGGTAGTTTTGATGCCAGGTGCGCGTGAAGTGCTAGCTTGGGCAGACGAAGTAGGGATTCAGCAGTTTGTCTATACTCATAAGGGGGACAATGCTTTTACCATTCTCAGAGACTTGGGGTTGGAATCCTATTTTACAGAGATTTTAACCAGTCAGAGCGGTTTTGAGCGGAAGCCAAGTCCACAAGCAGCTAACTATCTGTTAGACAAGTATCAGCTGGATCCTAATAATACCTATTATATAGGGGACCGGACTTTGGATGTGGAATTTGCCCAGAATAGTGGCCTTCAAAGCATCAACTTTTTAGAGTCTTCTTATGAAGTGAATCACAGGATTCAAGCACTGGCAGATATTCCTCGTATTTTCTAG
- a CDS encoding MarR family winged helix-turn-helix transcriptional regulator has translation MVAIQDLLYQLRLADQSMTQLFERQLGISLTRYQILYFLIDQSPCNQIAVQERLKIDQAALTRHFKILEKEGLVKRRRNPQNQREVLVEVTDFAREQLITNSPQRHIKVKSQMEGVLTKGEREEFSRLLEKLISGLEEIEI, from the coding sequence ATGGTAGCAATACAAGATTTACTGTATCAACTACGGTTGGCAGATCAGTCTATGACACAATTATTCGAACGCCAATTAGGAATTAGTCTCACTCGTTATCAAATCTTATATTTCTTAATCGATCAGTCTCCGTGTAATCAAATAGCGGTTCAGGAGCGTCTGAAGATTGATCAGGCTGCCTTGACACGGCACTTTAAGATTCTGGAAAAGGAAGGTTTGGTTAAGCGACGTCGGAATCCTCAAAACCAGAGGGAAGTTTTGGTGGAAGTGACAGACTTTGCGAGAGAACAACTAATAACCAACTCTCCCCAACGCCATATAAAGGTAAAGAGTCAGATGGAGGGTGTACTTACAAAAGGAGAGCGAGAAGAGTTCAGTCGCTTGTTAGAAAAGTTGATATCTGGCTTAGAAGAGATAGAAATTTAA
- a CDS encoding DUF1033 family protein, which produces MYRVIEMYGDFEPWWFIEGWEEDVIMSQSFDKYYDALKYYKSCWFELEKKNPLYKSRSDLMTIFWDPADKRWCDECDEYLQQYHSLALLQDEQVIPDEKLRPGYEKQTGQEKHRSCRMKWR; this is translated from the coding sequence ATGTATCGTGTTATAGAAATGTATGGGGATTTTGAACCGTGGTGGTTCATAGAAGGTTGGGAAGAAGATGTCATTATGAGTCAATCTTTTGACAAGTATTATGATGCTCTAAAATATTATAAATCATGCTGGTTTGAGCTGGAAAAGAAGAATCCTCTTTATAAGAGTCGGAGTGATTTGATGACTATTTTTTGGGATCCTGCTGATAAACGCTGGTGTGATGAGTGTGATGAGTATTTGCAGCAGTACCATTCTTTGGCACTTTTACAGGATGAGCAAGTCATCCCTGATGAAAAGCTACGTCCAGGCTACGAAAAACAAACAGGTCAAGAAAAGCATCGTTCTTGCCGCATGAAATGGAGATAA
- a CDS encoding LysM peptidoglycan-binding domain-containing protein gives MKKRIILASTVALSLAPALGAKAQEISWTARTVEQIQNDVTKNENKNSYTVQYGDTLSTIAEALGVDVTVLANLNKITNMDLIFPDTVLTTTVNEAEEVTEVEIQAPQSDASEEVTTATADLTTNQVTVDEQTVQVEDLSQPIEEAPTATEIEKPAEVAPSSEVSETATVAEDTPSTETPVDEETAETTPAEAPVAETTRPVEEETPQAATPATEETAATTPAEAPVAAAPATETPADTTGTSATEETAASTATSDTATSTYQAEQSQTPSRTYSAPAAPDYAGLAVAKSENAGLQPQTAAFKEEIANLFGITSFSGYRPGDSGDHGKGLAIDFMVPVSSAFGDQIAEYAVKNMASRGINYIIWKQRFYAPYDSKYGPAYTWNPMPDRGSVTENHYDHVHVSMN, from the coding sequence ATGAAGAAAAGAATTATTTTAGCCTCAACAGTAGCCTTATCTCTTGCTCCCGCATTAGGAGCTAAAGCTCAAGAAATCTCTTGGACAGCTCGTACCGTTGAGCAAATACAAAATGACGTGACGAAAAACGAAAACAAAAACAGCTATACAGTTCAGTATGGTGATACCCTGAGCACGATTGCAGAAGCTTTGGGAGTAGATGTGACCGTTCTTGCTAATTTGAACAAAATCACCAATATGGACTTGATTTTCCCAGATACTGTCCTCACTACAACTGTCAATGAGGCAGAAGAGGTAACGGAAGTTGAAATCCAAGCACCTCAATCAGATGCTAGTGAAGAAGTGACGACTGCAACAGCTGATTTGACGACGAATCAAGTGACAGTCGATGAACAAACAGTTCAAGTAGAAGACCTTTCTCAACCAATTGAGGAAGCTCCAACTGCAACAGAGATTGAAAAACCAGCAGAAGTAGCGCCAAGTTCAGAAGTTTCTGAGACAGCGACAGTTGCTGAAGATACACCATCTACAGAAACACCTGTAGATGAAGAAACAGCTGAAACGACTCCAGCGGAAGCACCAGTAGCAGAAACAACTCGCCCAGTTGAAGAAGAAACTCCTCAAGCAGCGACTCCAGCTACCGAAGAAACGGCAGCAACAACTCCAGCAGAAGCGCCAGTAGCAGCTGCTCCAGCAACTGAAACACCTGCTGATACAACAGGAACAAGTGCAACAGAAGAAACAGCAGCATCAACAGCAACTTCTGACACTGCAACGTCGACTTATCAAGCAGAGCAAAGCCAAACTCCTTCAAGAACGTATTCGGCTCCAGCGGCTCCTGACTATGCAGGACTTGCTGTAGCTAAGTCTGAGAATGCTGGTCTTCAACCACAAACGGCAGCCTTTAAAGAAGAAATCGCCAACTTGTTTGGGATTACATCCTTTAGTGGTTACCGTCCTGGTGACAGTGGGGACCATGGTAAAGGTTTGGCCATCGACTTCATGGTTCCAGTGAGTTCAGCATTCGGGGATCAAATTGCAGAATATGCAGTCAAAAATATGGCTAGCCGTGGTATCAACTATATCATCTGGAAGCAACGTTTCTACGCTCCATATGATAGTAAATATGGACCAGCCTATACGTGGAATCCAATGCCAGACCGTGGTAGCGTAACCGAAAACCACTATGACCACGTTCACGTTTCAATGAACTAA
- a CDS encoding acyltransferase family protein has translation MRIKWFSLIRITGLLLVLLYHFFQTIFPGGFFGVDVFFTFSGFLITSLLLEEFGKARQIDLLGFFKRRFYRIVPPVVLMVLVTMPFTFLVRQDYVAGIGGQIAGVLGFMTNFYEMLTGGSYESQFIPHLFVHNWSLAVEVHYYILWGLAVWFLSKRSKSSSQLRGTVFLLSAGAFIISFFSMFIGSLMASSYSSVYFSSLTHVYPFFLGSILATVVGVRQTSDLVKQFDRMWDLRQNLLVFATGLLVLVLLTFFVKFTYLFAYLFGFFLASLAAVTMIFAARVLHEKTPEIQEPRIITFLADTSYAVYLFHWPFYIIFSQLMSNLPAVILTIIFSYFFAILSFYIIEPLIAGKSNPLIRKISRLPHIKPISAGAAGILTLLTLIIIAVAPQVGAFETDLMVNGFKQAQTNIGQTKTLAEQAELSRLGISEGTSLIGDSVALRANTALQEALPEANINAQVSRTTKQANDIMLNNSQNKALLKTVVIATGVNNPEGYKNDLDSIVNNLPKGHHLILVTPYEGDKSKDTYTSVEQYAAYARELAEKNPYVSIADWNKVAKEHPEIWAGTDQVHFGNDSNMIEEGAKLYAETIGAAVKAAQELPVKSK, from the coding sequence ATGCGTATTAAATGGTTTTCCTTGATTAGGATTACAGGTTTACTTTTGGTGCTCTTGTACCACTTCTTTCAAACAATCTTTCCTGGAGGATTCTTTGGGGTAGATGTCTTTTTCACTTTTTCAGGATTTTTGATCACCTCCCTCCTTTTAGAGGAATTTGGGAAGGCACGCCAGATTGATTTACTTGGATTTTTTAAGAGACGATTTTATCGTATCGTACCACCTGTGGTGCTGATGGTTTTGGTGACCATGCCTTTTACTTTCTTGGTTCGTCAAGACTATGTTGCTGGAATTGGTGGCCAGATAGCTGGAGTTCTCGGTTTTATGACCAACTTCTACGAAATGTTAACAGGGGGAAGTTATGAATCCCAGTTCATTCCGCATCTCTTTGTTCACAACTGGAGTCTAGCTGTTGAGGTTCACTACTATATCCTTTGGGGTTTAGCGGTTTGGTTCTTATCGAAACGTTCAAAATCTAGTAGTCAATTGAGAGGGACCGTCTTTCTCCTTTCTGCGGGAGCTTTTATCATTAGCTTTTTCTCCATGTTTATTGGTAGTCTAATGGCTAGTTCCTATTCATCTGTCTACTTTTCAAGTCTGACCCATGTCTATCCCTTCTTTTTAGGAAGCATTTTGGCGACGGTTGTGGGGGTTCGTCAGACGAGCGATTTAGTCAAGCAGTTTGACCGGATGTGGGATCTTCGTCAAAATCTCTTGGTATTTGCTACAGGCCTCTTGGTATTAGTACTCTTGACCTTCTTTGTCAAGTTTACCTACCTGTTCGCTTACTTATTTGGCTTCTTTCTAGCAAGTTTAGCGGCAGTGACTATGATTTTTGCTGCGCGTGTCTTGCATGAGAAAACGCCTGAGATACAAGAACCTCGGATCATTACATTTTTAGCGGATACCAGTTATGCGGTTTATCTCTTCCACTGGCCTTTTTATATTATCTTTTCTCAGTTGATGAGTAATCTGCCTGCTGTTATTCTGACAATCATCTTTTCTTATTTCTTTGCTATCCTATCCTTCTATATTATTGAGCCGTTGATTGCTGGTAAATCCAATCCTTTAATACGGAAGATTAGTCGATTGCCTCATATTAAACCAATTAGTGCTGGTGCTGCTGGCATTCTTACCTTGCTTACCTTGATTATCATAGCTGTGGCTCCTCAAGTTGGAGCTTTTGAGACAGACTTGATGGTCAATGGTTTCAAACAAGCCCAGACCAATATAGGACAAACAAAGACTCTTGCTGAACAAGCTGAACTGAGTCGCCTAGGAATTTCTGAGGGAACAAGCCTAATAGGAGATTCGGTAGCCTTGCGTGCCAATACAGCCTTACAAGAGGCACTTCCTGAAGCAAATATCAATGCCCAGGTTAGTCGAACGACCAAGCAAGCCAATGACATTATGCTCAATAACAGTCAGAACAAGGCGCTGCTAAAAACAGTTGTCATTGCAACAGGAGTCAATAATCCTGAAGGCTATAAGAATGATTTGGACAGCATCGTGAACAATCTACCGAAAGGACACCATCTGATACTGGTGACACCTTATGAGGGAGACAAGAGCAAGGACACTTACACATCAGTGGAGCAGTATGCGGCTTATGCACGGGAATTAGCTGAAAAGAATCCTTACGTGAGCATCGCTGACTGGAATAAGGTTGCTAAGGAACACCCTGAAATTTGGGCTGGAACCGACCAAGTCCACTTTGGAAATGATAGCAACATGATTGAAGAAGGTGCTAAACTTTACGCAGAAACGATTGGAGCTGCTGTCAAGGCTGCTCAAGAGCTACCTGTGAAATCAAAATAA
- the comGA gene encoding competence type IV pilus ATPase ComGA, translating into MVQEIAQKIIATAKEKKAQDIYFIPKEKSYELHMRVGDERCLVDSYEFDVLAAVISHFKFVAGMNVGEKRRSQLGSCDYQHGEKVSSLRLSTVGDYRGHESLVIRLLHDEEQGLHFWFQDMNELGEQYRQRGLYLFAGPVGSGKTTLMHELAKSLFKGQQVMSIEDPVEIKQEEMLQLQLNEAIGLTYENLIKLSLRHRPDLLIIGEIRDSETARAVVRASLTGATVFSTIHAKSIRGVYERLLELGVTEEELAVVLQGVCYQRLIGGGGIVDFANKDYQEHQPTSWNAQIDQLLKDGHITSLQAETEKISYS; encoded by the coding sequence ATGGTACAAGAAATTGCACAGAAAATTATTGCTACTGCGAAAGAAAAGAAGGCCCAGGATATCTATTTTATCCCCAAGGAAAAGTCCTATGAACTTCACATGCGGGTTGGAGACGAACGGTGTCTAGTTGACTCCTATGAGTTTGATGTTTTAGCTGCTGTGATTAGTCATTTTAAGTTTGTGGCGGGTATGAACGTAGGAGAGAAGAGGCGCAGTCAGCTGGGCTCTTGCGACTATCAGCATGGGGAGAAGGTATCTTCTCTGCGTTTGTCTACCGTGGGAGATTATCGGGGGCATGAGAGTTTGGTCATTCGTTTGTTGCACGATGAGGAGCAGGGCCTGCATTTCTGGTTTCAAGATATGAACGAACTGGGTGAGCAGTACAGGCAACGGGGGCTCTATCTCTTTGCAGGTCCAGTCGGAAGTGGCAAGACGACTCTGATGCACGAATTAGCTAAGTCACTCTTTAAGGGACAACAAGTTATGTCTATCGAAGACCCTGTCGAAATCAAGCAAGAAGAGATGTTGCAATTGCAGTTGAATGAGGCGATTGGCTTGACCTATGAAAATCTCATCAAACTGTCTCTCCGACATCGTCCGGATCTCCTGATTATCGGTGAAATTCGGGATAGTGAGACGGCGCGTGCGGTTGTCAGAGCCAGTTTGACAGGGGCGACGGTCTTTTCAACCATTCATGCCAAGAGTATCCGAGGTGTTTATGAACGCCTTCTGGAGTTGGGTGTGACGGAGGAGGAATTAGCAGTTGTTCTGCAAGGAGTCTGCTACCAGAGATTAATCGGGGGAGGAGGAATCGTTGACTTTGCAAACAAAGACTATCAGGAACACCAGCCAACCAGCTGGAATGCGCAGATTGACCAGCTTCTTAAAGATGGACATATCACAAGTCTTCAGGCTGAAACGGAAAAAATTAGCTACAGCTAA
- the tgt gene encoding tRNA guanosine(34) transglycosylase Tgt, which yields MSDSPIKYRLIKKEKHTGARLGEIITPHGTFPTPMFMPVGTQATVKTQSPEELKEMGSGIILSNTYHLWLRPGDELIARAGGLHKFMNWDQPILTDSGGFQVYSLADSRNITEEGVTFKNHLNGSKMFLSPEKAISIQNNLGSDIMMSFDECPQFYQPYDYVKKSIERTSRWAERGLKAHRRPQDQGLFGIVQGAGFEDLRRQSAHDLVSMDFPGYSIGGLAVGETHEEMNAVLDFTTQLLPENKPRYLMGVGAPDSLIDGVIRGVDMFDCVLPTRIARNGTCMTSQGRLVVKNAQFAEDFTPLDPECDCYTCENYTRAYLRHLLKADETFGIRLTSYHNLYFLLNLMKQVRQAIMDDNLLEFREYFVEKYGYNKSGRNF from the coding sequence ATGTCAGATTCACCAATCAAATACCGTTTGATTAAGAAAGAAAAACACACGGGAGCTCGTCTGGGAGAAATTATCACCCCGCACGGTACCTTTCCAACACCTATGTTTATGCCAGTTGGGACCCAAGCTACTGTCAAGACCCAGTCGCCAGAGGAGTTGAAGGAGATGGGATCAGGAATTATCCTCTCTAATACTTATCATCTATGGCTTCGTCCAGGGGACGAACTCATTGCACGCGCAGGTGGTCTCCACAAATTTATGAACTGGGACCAGCCAATCTTGACGGATAGTGGTGGTTTCCAGGTTTATTCCCTAGCTGATAGCCGAAATATCACCGAAGAAGGCGTAACCTTTAAAAACCATCTCAATGGTTCCAAGATGTTCCTATCACCGGAGAAAGCCATCTCTATTCAGAATAATCTAGGCTCAGACATCATGATGTCTTTTGATGAATGTCCTCAGTTTTACCAACCTTACGACTACGTTAAGAAATCCATCGAGCGTACCAGCCGTTGGGCGGAGCGTGGTTTGAAGGCTCACCGTCGTCCACAGGATCAAGGTTTGTTTGGGATTGTGCAGGGAGCGGGATTTGAAGACCTTCGTCGTCAGTCAGCTCATGACCTTGTCAGCATGGATTTCCCAGGCTACTCTATCGGTGGTTTGGCAGTAGGAGAAACCCACGAAGAGATGAATGCAGTCTTGGACTTCACAACCCAACTTCTTCCTGAAAACAAACCTCGCTATTTGATGGGTGTCGGAGCGCCAGACAGCTTGATCGATGGGGTCATTCGTGGTGTGGATATGTTTGACTGTGTCTTGCCGACTCGTATCGCTCGTAACGGAACTTGTATGACCAGCCAAGGTCGTTTGGTTGTCAAGAATGCCCAATTCGCTGAAGATTTTACGCCACTGGATCCTGAGTGTGATTGCTACACATGTGAGAACTACACACGCGCCTACCTTCGTCACCTGCTCAAGGCTGACGAAACCTTCGGTATCCGCTTGACTAGCTACCACAATCTCTACTTCTTACTCAACCTGATGAAGCAGGTCCGCCAAGCCATCATGGATGATAATCTCTTGGAATTTCGTGAGTATTTTGTAGAAAAATATGGCTACAACAAGTCAGGGCGCAATTTCTAA
- the comGC gene encoding competence type IV pilus major pilin ComGC: MKKLMTNLKKAKVKAFTLVEMLVVLLIISVLLLLFVPNLTKQKDAVDDKGKAAVVKVVESQAELYRLDKNDDASLSKLQADGRITAEQAKAYKDYHAKQKTSQTVAD; this comes from the coding sequence ATGAAAAAACTCATGACAAATTTAAAAAAAGCCAAGGTTAAAGCTTTCACTTTGGTAGAAATGTTAGTGGTTTTGCTTATCATCAGTGTTCTTCTCTTGCTCTTTGTGCCCAATTTGACCAAGCAAAAGGATGCCGTAGATGACAAAGGAAAAGCTGCTGTTGTCAAGGTCGTGGAAAGCCAGGCAGAACTTTATCGTTTAGATAAAAATGATGACGCCAGCCTCAGCAAATTACAAGCGGACGGTCGTATCACAGCTGAGCAAGCCAAAGCTTATAAAGACTACCATGCAAAACAAAAAACAAGTCAAACTGTTGCAGATTAA
- a CDS encoding DUF975 family protein translates to MKYPKIDLKTIRLQTRQFQAENPRLFLVYLLPSILVILSGFLNPLARLQESVLEQSFFSMLAQVLQAYLFPLVVSFMSTIFLAGAAFATLRLLKDPDTELSVKSSLALFAEERFSQTFLTLLLKRFYLFLWSIPNLVGVYFLFYSNLLARRFVALHPEFPKLDLSSVETEQFLMTFGLYFFASLILMIVGNILYVPQHYAYSQVEFLLCDTLDLGQAKPRQILKTSHFLMKGYKFQRFVLDLQLLPWYFLNWITFGIASFSLLPYIQNNHIFFYRALLARKRRNG, encoded by the coding sequence ATGAAATACCCAAAAATTGATTTAAAAACCATTCGTCTGCAGACGAGGCAATTTCAGGCTGAAAATCCCCGCCTCTTTCTCGTCTATCTCTTACCTAGCATACTGGTCATCTTATCAGGCTTTCTCAACCCCTTGGCTCGTCTCCAAGAAAGTGTTTTAGAGCAATCCTTTTTCAGCATGCTGGCACAAGTTCTCCAAGCCTATCTCTTCCCGCTAGTGGTTTCTTTTATGAGCACGATTTTTCTAGCAGGTGCTGCTTTTGCGACACTCCGACTCCTCAAGGATCCTGATACGGAACTCTCAGTAAAATCAAGCCTGGCCCTCTTTGCTGAAGAGCGCTTCTCGCAAACCTTCCTAACTCTGCTGCTCAAACGTTTCTACCTCTTTTTATGGAGCATTCCAAACTTAGTAGGCGTTTATTTTCTCTTTTATAGCAATCTCTTAGCTCGGAGATTTGTCGCCCTACATCCTGAATTTCCAAAATTAGACCTCTCATCCGTTGAAACAGAGCAGTTCCTTATGACCTTTGGCCTCTACTTTTTCGCGAGTCTCATCTTGATGATTGTAGGGAACATCCTCTATGTTCCGCAACATTATGCCTACTCGCAGGTAGAATTCCTCCTCTGCGATACTCTAGATTTAGGACAGGCTAAACCCCGTCAAATCCTGAAAACTAGCCATTTCTTGATGAAAGGTTACAAATTCCAGCGCTTTGTCCTCGACCTACAACTACTCCCTTGGTACTTCCTCAACTGGATCACCTTTGGAATTGCTAGCTTTTCACTCCTTCCCTATATCCAGAACAATCACATCTTCTTTTACAGAGCCCTACTAGCCCGTAAACGTCGAAATGGATAA
- a CDS encoding DUF1304 domain-containing protein, with protein sequence MSIFTIILATIVALEHFYIFYLESVTTQSDTTSRVFNVDKEELARPSVSSLFKNQGIYNALIGVFLLYGIYFSQSLEIVTIFVLFVLGAATYGSLTADKKIILKQGGPAILTLLSMLLLK encoded by the coding sequence ATGTCTATTTTTACAATTATTTTAGCAACTATCGTTGCTTTGGAGCATTTTTACATTTTTTATTTGGAAAGTGTGACTACGCAATCAGACACTACTAGTCGCGTGTTTAATGTGGATAAGGAAGAACTGGCTCGTCCTTCAGTGAGTTCATTATTTAAAAATCAAGGAATTTATAATGCTTTGATAGGTGTCTTTCTCTTGTACGGGATTTATTTCTCACAAAGTTTGGAAATTGTGACCATCTTTGTTTTATTTGTGCTTGGTGCAGCGACCTACGGTTCTCTGACAGCAGACAAGAAGATTATTCTGAAGCAAGGTGGGCCTGCTATTTTGACTCTGCTGAGTATGTTACTTTTGAAATAA